The Daucus carota subsp. sativus chromosome 9, DH1 v3.0, whole genome shotgun sequence genome window below encodes:
- the LOC135149228 gene encoding uncharacterized protein LOC135149228 isoform X2 — protein sequence MDQDGNQVSEQNKGDEATTKVWKKVELKFARKSNNKPKETAKRPKTISNDKESDDFTISIVHEEDFIVPQINTGGNEDDEIMLDTTGANEDDEMMIDTTCGNEDGEKFSDTTDGNEDGENNEGGEIFAEDAEKNLNNRKTKFKRKKENDDENEANRRKRVNILYPLVKYTKDNIQKIEGAKHFNRTKDEVKLRVSPRILSEMIFNLTEEQRKWVQRSGFGLLFNFELEMLPAKLAYNVLQIFDHNSVTLKLKNKDIQITEDDVFDVLGLPYGGIKIQLADETKFKQREETWNAQFANEKEREQITAQMLVHKMRKQGVSDNFKLNFLIVMSNTLIGTTSSAYVDKQLLRIDDDLEHLQRYNWSEYLLHYLVIATECWNRTASTFFRGSLIFLTLLYVDRVRHMGIKLVERTLPSYIGWTHDELKERQRMEVTDGVFGVGSLVPPIREILKEIDCSKKENDCSKGQAEKNEYEDEWDDPELWKQMDEVVKIHKEKKNSKTTEQGDDMTVDDTDQEHPAEDFIDKLLTRAQDLVASKLEFDDDLKKALEMYPDNDSLHFIVEVMDEHFPQRKKSDVEDDEQLWAEDSFFNDQQGDTIIQDDQHDQIIPEKDDQIIQDEILESNQDTDIAKSSTKLPVAKNNQDVIPSFSLGIEEPEDLTNAPRENQNSFITPEPAQRKKSARDKKVGPYGKSPFINRVIDIKTKLDKTDMGLWLFLVQKRDMLEMVYSWKGVEIIKEHLQTLKIKTSLYYSVIDVWVTILNDCEKYKSDESPMRLFCNIGHLAFTLDPNKKVSETFTLFSDGMDKILDTFDVSKVEDVDMVFFPISKSEHFYLICYDIRNQGHFIIDNIKREGNRKQFYMRVPDILHSHFCNYIQIKGNLPLSRRIRRFKRTYLSMPWQTSCNSTDCGIFVMRHMETFKGDPKKWDSGLAEEGIIQDHQLRRLRFKYNTAILSSGLNAFHKGIVDEAAKLAEKAATYKDFKVAAFEKNPTVPNSILKNTSSSAKKKVIFATNLTTIFEAAAEEQSTQEEQDNDN from the exons ATGGATCAAGATGGAAATCAAGTTTCTGAACAAAACAAGGGAGATGAAGCAACAACGAAAGTATGGAAGAAGGTGGAGCTTAAATTCGCTCGAAAATCAAACAACAAGCCAAAGGAAACTGCAAAAAGACCAAAAACCATTTCCAATGATAAG GAGAGTGATGATTTTACTATATCAATTGTGCATGAAGAGGATTTTATTGTACCTCAAATCAATACTGGTGggaatgaggatgatgaaatCATGCTAGATACAACTGGTGCGAATGAGGATGACGAAATGATGATAGATACAACTTGTGGGAATGAAGATGGCGAAAAATTTTCAGATACAACTGATGGGAATGAGGATGGTGAAAACAATGAGGGTGGTGAAATTTTTGCTGAGGAtgctgaaaaaaatttaaacaatcgGAAGACAAAATTCAAGAGGAAGAAG gaaaatgatgatgaaaatgaagcaAACAGAAGGAAGAGGGTCAACATACTTTATCCTTTAGTAAAGTATACTAAGGATAATATTCAG AAAATAGAAGGAgctaaacattttaataggacaAAGGATGAAGTGAAATTAAGGGTTTCTCCAAGGATTCTTAGTGAGATGATATTCAATCTGACAGAGGAACAGAGAAAATGGGTGCAACGGTCAGGATTTGGTTTGTTATTCAATTTTGAGTTAGAGATGCTGCCGGCAAAACTTGCATACAACGTTCTTCAAATATTTGACCACAACTCAGTCacattaaaactgaaaaacAAAGACATCCAAATCACAGAAGATGATGTCtttgatgtacttggactaccATATGGAGGTATCAAGATTCAGTTAGCTGATgaaacaaaattcaaacaaagagAAGAAACTTGGAATGCACAGTTTgcaaatgaaaaagaaagagagCAAATAACAGCTCAAATGCTTGTTCATAAAATGAGAAAACAAGGAGTTAGTGATAATTTCAAACTAAACTTCTTGATAGTCATGTCAAATACTCTGATTGGGACAACAAGCTCAGCTTATGTTGACAAGCAGCTACTTAGAATTGATGATGATCTGGAGCATTTACAAAGGTACAATTGGTCAGAGTATCTTCTCCATTACCTTGTGATAGCAACAGAGTGCTGGAATAGGACAGCTTCAACTTTTTTCCGTGGATCTCTGATTTTCCTCACT TTATTATATGTTGATCGTGTAAGGCATATGGGAATAAAACTGGTTGAGAGAACATTGCCTTCGTATATTGGCTGGACACACGATGAATTGAAGGAAAGACAGAGAATGGAAGTAACTGATGGAGTTTTTGGAGTTGGATCACTTGTCCCTCCAATTagagaaattttaaaagaaatcgattgttccaaaaaagaaaatgattgTTCCAAAGGACAAGCAGAG AAGAATGAATATGAAGATGAGTGGGATGATCCTGAATTATGGAAACAGATGGATGAAGTAGTGAAAATCCACAAAGAGAAGAAGAATTCAAAAACAACAGAACAAGGAGATGACATGACTGTAGATGATACAGATCAAGAGCATCCAGCAGAG GATTTTATTGACAAATTACTAACAAGAGCACAAGACTTGGTGGCTTCGAAGTTAGAATTTGATGATGACCTGAAGAAAGCTCTAGAGATGTATCCAGATAATGACAGCCTACACTTCATTGTTGAAGTGATGGATGAACATTTTCcgcaaagaaagaaaagtgatgTGGAAGATGATGAACAACTTTGGGCAGAGGATTCTTTTTTTAATGATCAACAAGGTGATACGATCATTCAAGATGATCAACATGATCAAATAATTCCTGAAAAAGATGATCAAATCATTCAAGATGAGATTCTGGAAAGTAATCAAGATACAGATATTGCTAAGTCCAGCACAAAACTTCCAGTTGCCAAAAACAACCAAGATGTCATACCATCTTTCTCCCTTGGAATAGAAGAACCAGAAGATTTAACAAATGCACCTCGAGAAAATCAAAATTCTTTTATCACCCCTGAACCAGCACAAAGAAAAAAGAGCGCAAGGGACAAAAAAGTCGGTCCTTATGGGAAATCACCATTCATCAACAGAGTGATCGATATTAAGACAAAACTTGACAAAACAGACATGGGATTGTGGCTCTTCCTGGTGCAGAAAAGAGATATGCT GGAAATGGTATACAGTTGGAAAGGTGTTGAAATTATTAAGGAGCATCTTCAAACTTTGAAGATCAAAACCAGCTTGTACTATTCAGTTATTGATGTGTGGGtcacaattttaaatgattGTGAAAAATACAAATCTGATGAATCACCAATGAGGCTGTTTTGCAACATTGGACATTTG GCTTTCACCCTTGATCCAAACAAAAAAGTTTCTGAAACTTTTACTCTCTTCTCTGATGGAATGGATAAGATTCTTGATACATTTGATGTATCAAAAGTTGAAGACGTAGATAtg GTTTTCTTTCCAATCAGCAAGTCAGAGCACTTCTACTTGATTTGTTACGACATCAGAAACCAAGGacacttcattattgacaataTCAAGCGGGAAGGCAATCGAAAGCAATTTTATATGAGGGTCCCTGATATATTG CATTCTCACTTCTGCAACTATATACAAATAAAAGGCAATCTTCCTTTATCTAGAAGAATTCGCAGATTCAAGCGAACATACTTGAGCATGCCTTGGCAGACTAGTTGCAATTCCACGGATTGTGGAATATTTGTTATGAGGCATATGGAAACTTTTAAAGGAGACCCTAAGAAGTGGGATTCTGGACTTGCAGAGGAAGGG ATTATCCAAGATCATCAACTCAGAAGACTTCGCTTTAAATATAACACTGCCATCCTCTCTTCTGGTCTAAATGCATTTCACAAAGGGATTGTGGATGAGGCAGCCAAGTTAGCTGAAAAAGCAGCAACTTACAAAGATTTCAAAGTTGCAGCTTTCGAAAAGAATCCAACAGttcctaattcaattttaaagaACACATCAAGCTCAGCAAAGAAGAAAGTTATTTTTGCAACTAATTTGACCACTATATTTGAAGCTGCAGCAGAAGAACAGAGCACACAAGAAGAACAAGACAATGATAATTAG
- the LOC135149228 gene encoding uncharacterized protein LOC135149228 isoform X1 → MARTRGGYRTQLRRSSRIRQHSFPKTSITEPIDLVQSDSETMDQDGNQVSEQNKGDEATTKVWKKVELKFARKSNNKPKETAKRPKTISNDKESDDFTISIVHEEDFIVPQINTGGNEDDEIMLDTTGANEDDEMMIDTTCGNEDGEKFSDTTDGNEDGENNEGGEIFAEDAEKNLNNRKTKFKRKKENDDENEANRRKRVNILYPLVKYTKDNIQKIEGAKHFNRTKDEVKLRVSPRILSEMIFNLTEEQRKWVQRSGFGLLFNFELEMLPAKLAYNVLQIFDHNSVTLKLKNKDIQITEDDVFDVLGLPYGGIKIQLADETKFKQREETWNAQFANEKEREQITAQMLVHKMRKQGVSDNFKLNFLIVMSNTLIGTTSSAYVDKQLLRIDDDLEHLQRYNWSEYLLHYLVIATECWNRTASTFFRGSLIFLTLLYVDRVRHMGIKLVERTLPSYIGWTHDELKERQRMEVTDGVFGVGSLVPPIREILKEIDCSKKENDCSKGQAEKNEYEDEWDDPELWKQMDEVVKIHKEKKNSKTTEQGDDMTVDDTDQEHPAEDFIDKLLTRAQDLVASKLEFDDDLKKALEMYPDNDSLHFIVEVMDEHFPQRKKSDVEDDEQLWAEDSFFNDQQGDTIIQDDQHDQIIPEKDDQIIQDEILESNQDTDIAKSSTKLPVAKNNQDVIPSFSLGIEEPEDLTNAPRENQNSFITPEPAQRKKSARDKKVGPYGKSPFINRVIDIKTKLDKTDMGLWLFLVQKRDMLEMVYSWKGVEIIKEHLQTLKIKTSLYYSVIDVWVTILNDCEKYKSDESPMRLFCNIGHLAFTLDPNKKVSETFTLFSDGMDKILDTFDVSKVEDVDMVFFPISKSEHFYLICYDIRNQGHFIIDNIKREGNRKQFYMRVPDILHSHFCNYIQIKGNLPLSRRIRRFKRTYLSMPWQTSCNSTDCGIFVMRHMETFKGDPKKWDSGLAEEGIIQDHQLRRLRFKYNTAILSSGLNAFHKGIVDEAAKLAEKAATYKDFKVAAFEKNPTVPNSILKNTSSSAKKKVIFATNLTTIFEAAAEEQSTQEEQDNDN, encoded by the exons ATGGCTAGAACTAGAGGAG GTTACAGAACTCAACTAAGAAGAAGTTCTCGAATTAGACAACACAGCTTTCCTAAAACAAGCATCACTGAGCCTATTGACTTAGTGCAATCTGACAGTGAAACTATGGATCAAGATGGAAATCAAGTTTCTGAACAAAACAAGGGAGATGAAGCAACAACGAAAGTATGGAAGAAGGTGGAGCTTAAATTCGCTCGAAAATCAAACAACAAGCCAAAGGAAACTGCAAAAAGACCAAAAACCATTTCCAATGATAAG GAGAGTGATGATTTTACTATATCAATTGTGCATGAAGAGGATTTTATTGTACCTCAAATCAATACTGGTGggaatgaggatgatgaaatCATGCTAGATACAACTGGTGCGAATGAGGATGACGAAATGATGATAGATACAACTTGTGGGAATGAAGATGGCGAAAAATTTTCAGATACAACTGATGGGAATGAGGATGGTGAAAACAATGAGGGTGGTGAAATTTTTGCTGAGGAtgctgaaaaaaatttaaacaatcgGAAGACAAAATTCAAGAGGAAGAAG gaaaatgatgatgaaaatgaagcaAACAGAAGGAAGAGGGTCAACATACTTTATCCTTTAGTAAAGTATACTAAGGATAATATTCAG AAAATAGAAGGAgctaaacattttaataggacaAAGGATGAAGTGAAATTAAGGGTTTCTCCAAGGATTCTTAGTGAGATGATATTCAATCTGACAGAGGAACAGAGAAAATGGGTGCAACGGTCAGGATTTGGTTTGTTATTCAATTTTGAGTTAGAGATGCTGCCGGCAAAACTTGCATACAACGTTCTTCAAATATTTGACCACAACTCAGTCacattaaaactgaaaaacAAAGACATCCAAATCACAGAAGATGATGTCtttgatgtacttggactaccATATGGAGGTATCAAGATTCAGTTAGCTGATgaaacaaaattcaaacaaagagAAGAAACTTGGAATGCACAGTTTgcaaatgaaaaagaaagagagCAAATAACAGCTCAAATGCTTGTTCATAAAATGAGAAAACAAGGAGTTAGTGATAATTTCAAACTAAACTTCTTGATAGTCATGTCAAATACTCTGATTGGGACAACAAGCTCAGCTTATGTTGACAAGCAGCTACTTAGAATTGATGATGATCTGGAGCATTTACAAAGGTACAATTGGTCAGAGTATCTTCTCCATTACCTTGTGATAGCAACAGAGTGCTGGAATAGGACAGCTTCAACTTTTTTCCGTGGATCTCTGATTTTCCTCACT TTATTATATGTTGATCGTGTAAGGCATATGGGAATAAAACTGGTTGAGAGAACATTGCCTTCGTATATTGGCTGGACACACGATGAATTGAAGGAAAGACAGAGAATGGAAGTAACTGATGGAGTTTTTGGAGTTGGATCACTTGTCCCTCCAATTagagaaattttaaaagaaatcgattgttccaaaaaagaaaatgattgTTCCAAAGGACAAGCAGAG AAGAATGAATATGAAGATGAGTGGGATGATCCTGAATTATGGAAACAGATGGATGAAGTAGTGAAAATCCACAAAGAGAAGAAGAATTCAAAAACAACAGAACAAGGAGATGACATGACTGTAGATGATACAGATCAAGAGCATCCAGCAGAG GATTTTATTGACAAATTACTAACAAGAGCACAAGACTTGGTGGCTTCGAAGTTAGAATTTGATGATGACCTGAAGAAAGCTCTAGAGATGTATCCAGATAATGACAGCCTACACTTCATTGTTGAAGTGATGGATGAACATTTTCcgcaaagaaagaaaagtgatgTGGAAGATGATGAACAACTTTGGGCAGAGGATTCTTTTTTTAATGATCAACAAGGTGATACGATCATTCAAGATGATCAACATGATCAAATAATTCCTGAAAAAGATGATCAAATCATTCAAGATGAGATTCTGGAAAGTAATCAAGATACAGATATTGCTAAGTCCAGCACAAAACTTCCAGTTGCCAAAAACAACCAAGATGTCATACCATCTTTCTCCCTTGGAATAGAAGAACCAGAAGATTTAACAAATGCACCTCGAGAAAATCAAAATTCTTTTATCACCCCTGAACCAGCACAAAGAAAAAAGAGCGCAAGGGACAAAAAAGTCGGTCCTTATGGGAAATCACCATTCATCAACAGAGTGATCGATATTAAGACAAAACTTGACAAAACAGACATGGGATTGTGGCTCTTCCTGGTGCAGAAAAGAGATATGCT GGAAATGGTATACAGTTGGAAAGGTGTTGAAATTATTAAGGAGCATCTTCAAACTTTGAAGATCAAAACCAGCTTGTACTATTCAGTTATTGATGTGTGGGtcacaattttaaatgattGTGAAAAATACAAATCTGATGAATCACCAATGAGGCTGTTTTGCAACATTGGACATTTG GCTTTCACCCTTGATCCAAACAAAAAAGTTTCTGAAACTTTTACTCTCTTCTCTGATGGAATGGATAAGATTCTTGATACATTTGATGTATCAAAAGTTGAAGACGTAGATAtg GTTTTCTTTCCAATCAGCAAGTCAGAGCACTTCTACTTGATTTGTTACGACATCAGAAACCAAGGacacttcattattgacaataTCAAGCGGGAAGGCAATCGAAAGCAATTTTATATGAGGGTCCCTGATATATTG CATTCTCACTTCTGCAACTATATACAAATAAAAGGCAATCTTCCTTTATCTAGAAGAATTCGCAGATTCAAGCGAACATACTTGAGCATGCCTTGGCAGACTAGTTGCAATTCCACGGATTGTGGAATATTTGTTATGAGGCATATGGAAACTTTTAAAGGAGACCCTAAGAAGTGGGATTCTGGACTTGCAGAGGAAGGG ATTATCCAAGATCATCAACTCAGAAGACTTCGCTTTAAATATAACACTGCCATCCTCTCTTCTGGTCTAAATGCATTTCACAAAGGGATTGTGGATGAGGCAGCCAAGTTAGCTGAAAAAGCAGCAACTTACAAAGATTTCAAAGTTGCAGCTTTCGAAAAGAATCCAACAGttcctaattcaattttaaagaACACATCAAGCTCAGCAAAGAAGAAAGTTATTTTTGCAACTAATTTGACCACTATATTTGAAGCTGCAGCAGAAGAACAGAGCACACAAGAAGAACAAGACAATGATAATTAG
- the LOC108201611 gene encoding protein FAR1-RELATED SEQUENCE 5-like produces MISKDLVKISDNQGSNCGDSSRVSVIDCTVDGDSSETESAITSYSLTPGGSRVYVPKNVDSEHIPSLNQIFEGLDIGYKFYKNYGRLGGFDIRKTTEKRDDQGTIIRKHYVCSSEGFNDVDFGSLESVNGKNGKERRTGSRRCGCKAKMVLKYTSGDRYYVFSFVEQHNHPLASKTGRQFLRVSRDMGISSRNFVFAAAKANIGCSKAFGLMKEMVGSYANVGATLRDFRNFNRDLKCFVGVRDGQMLIDKFKVTKETSKTFYFAYEVDSEGHLTKLFWSDVIGQRNFELYGDAVSFDATFDTNKYNMIFAPFTGVDKHDRCVTFGACLLSKEDVTHYSWAFDHFVKVMGRNPVVIITDQCPAMKIAVPASFNSSNGLVSSKHRLCMWHIMEKFPAKLGNRLCKETDFMEKMKTYIWASHLEISEFEEGWEAVIKEFKLESNKWLLDMYEIRSSWIPAYFRDEPMFGLMRTTSRSESENSFFGQFHKQGDTLCEFWLRFQSAMERQRNETERLDHESDSFTPNIVSRWFIEDDAAAIFTREIFYKIQEEILAGCLDMQIKRMSEEIDGVTALEIKDVKIKDKVFKVSVSRNHAVCSCKKFVMCGILCRHAFCGLKQIGVTKFPRSLMLNRWMKIAESGTSSAALSVSEDYLKMEEVSLKITNMWFDFRQLVNKAGVHLEKLDVVHQTVLQLTADLESSNEHAEFTKRDHLAAMVGEQPTGPIEVLVPNVCKNKGNFFKRLISDREKAINKSKKRTRKCKLCSATTHDSRTCAKRQKV; encoded by the exons ATGATTTCGAAAGATCTGGTAAAGATTAGTGATAATCAAG GTTCGAATTGTGGTGATTCTTCTCGTGTTAGTGTTATTGACTGTACTGTTGATGGAGATTCAAGTGAAACAGAGAGTGCTATAACAAGTTACAGTTTAACACCTGGTGGTAGTCGCGTTTATGTGCCTAAGAATGTAGATTCAGAGCATATTCCTTCtttaaatcagatttttgaGGGCTTGGATATTGGTTATAAGTTCTATAAAAATTACGGCAGATTGGGAGGCTTTGATATTCGAAAGACAACAGAGAAACGAGATGATCAGGGGACTATTATACGAAAACACTATGTTTGTAGCTCTGAAGGTTTTAATGATGTTGATTTTGGTAGTTTAGAAAGCGTTAATGGGAAAAATGGTAAAGAAAGAAGGACAGGTTCCCGGAGGTGTGGTTGTAAAGCAAAAATGGTGCTGAAGTATACAAGTGGTGATAGATATTATGTGTTTAGTTTTGTTGAACAACATAATCATCCTTTGGCTAGTAAGACTGGTCGGCAGTTTCTAAGAGTTAGTCGAGATATGGGGATTAGTTCAAGAAACTTTGTGTTTGCAGCTGCAAAAGCTAATATTGGATGCAGCAAGGCTTTTGGGTTAATGAAAGAGATGGTAGGCAGCTATGCTAATGTTGGTGCCACTTTGCGAGATTTTCGAAATTTTAACCGTGATTTGAAGTGCTTTGTTGGAGTGCGAGATGGACAAATGCTTATTGACAAATTCAAAGTTACAAAAGAGACTTCTAAAACGTTTTATTTTGCTTATGAGGTTGACAGTGAAGGACATTTGACGAAGCTTTTCTGGTCTGATGTTATTGGCCAAaggaattttgaattatatggtGATGCTGTTTCGTTTGATGCTACTTTTGATACAAATAA GTACAATATGATTTTTGCTCCGTTCACCGGTGTAGATAAACATGACAGATGTGTTACGTTTGGTGCTTGTCTTTTATCTAAAGAAGATGTTACGCACTATAGCTGGGCTTTTGATCATTTTGTTAAAGTCATGGGCAGGAATCCGGTGGTGATAATAACAGATCAGTGCCCTGCCATGAAAATTGCTGTACCTGCGTCATTCAATTCTAGTAATGGGTTGGTTTCAAGCAAGCATCGTTTATGCATGTGGCATATTATGGAAAAATTCCCAGCAAAg CTTGGTAATCGTTTATGCAAGGAAACTGATTTCATGGAAAAAATGAAAACTTATATATGGGCTTCTCATTTAGAAATTTCTGAGTTTGAGGAAGGTTGGGAGGCAGTAATTAAAGAATTCAAGTTGGAGTCAAACAAGTGGCTGTTAGATATGTATGAAATAAGATCATCTTGGATTCCTGCTTATTTTAGAGATGAACCAATGTTTGGGTTAATGAGGACTACGTCACGATCAGAGAGTGAGAACTCTTTCTTTGGTCAGTTTCACAAACAGGGTGACACTCTTTGTGAGTTTTGGTTGCGATTTCAGAGTGCTATGGAGAGACAACGTAATGAGACAGAGAGGTTGGATCACGAGTCAGATTCATTCACTCCAAATATAGTGTCAAGGTGGTTTATTGAGGATGATGCAGCAGCCATATTCACAAGGGagatattttacaaaattcagGAAGAAATACTTGCAGGATGCTTGGATATGCAAATAAAACGTATGAGTGAAGAGATTGATGGTGTTACTGCTTTGGAAATCAAGGACGTGAAAATCAAAGATAAAGTGTTTAAG gTGTCTGTTAGTAGAAATCATGCTGTTTGTTCTTGCAAGAAATTTGTTATGTGTGGAATACTATGCAGACATGCTTTTTGTGGCTTGAAACAAATAGGGGTGACAAAGTTTCCTAGGAGCCTTATGTTGAATAGATGGATGAAAATAGCAGAAAGTGGTACTTCCTCTGCTGCGCTTTCAGTATCAGAAGATTACTTGAAGATGGAGGAGGTTTCGTTAAAAATAACAAACATGTGGTTTGATTTTCGGCAATTGGTTAACAAGGCTGGTGTTCATTTGGAGAAGCTTGATGTTGTTCATCAAACTGTATTGCAGTTGACAGCTGATCTTGAGAGTTCTAATGAACATGCTGAATTTACTAAACGAGATCATTTGGCGGCTATGGTTGGTGAGCAGCCTACTGGACCTATTGAAGTTCTTGTGCCGAATGTTTGTAAGAATAAAGGAAATTTTTTCAAGAGGTTGATTAGTGACAGGGAGAAGGCGATTAATAAATCTAAGAAGAGAACGCGAAAATGCAAGTTATGTTCGGCAACAACTCATGATTCCAGGACATGTGCAAAGAGGCAGAAAGTGTGA